Proteins encoded together in one Micromonospora kangleipakensis window:
- a CDS encoding ParA family protein, with the protein MAIIALVSAKGSPGVTTSALAAALSWHRRLVLAECDPAGGSILAGYLGGALDGPRGIGELAVGELRDGNLDTAFWSQLVDLDAPKRERLLLPGVVDPAQAGSVTPLWQRFADSFAGLEKGLPPYDVLVDCGRLQVAGPPWPVLRAAAVVLLVTRAQLPDLSATRATIRAVERDLAEHRVPPGTLRLLVVGDGHGTSEISKALRLPVIARLPHDPRTAEVLSLGGTVRAGRPLMRAAGALEVPIRALLERRRARLAWPVTQGAPQAPVPQEAHGAV; encoded by the coding sequence ATGGCGATCATCGCCCTGGTCTCGGCGAAGGGGTCGCCCGGCGTCACCACCTCGGCCCTCGCCGCCGCGCTGAGCTGGCACCGGCGGCTCGTGCTGGCGGAGTGCGACCCGGCGGGCGGCTCGATCCTCGCCGGCTACCTCGGCGGGGCGCTCGACGGCCCCCGGGGCATCGGCGAACTCGCCGTCGGGGAGCTGCGCGACGGCAACCTGGACACCGCCTTCTGGTCCCAGCTGGTCGACCTGGACGCGCCGAAGCGGGAGCGGCTGCTGCTGCCCGGCGTGGTCGACCCGGCCCAGGCCGGCAGCGTCACCCCGCTGTGGCAGCGGTTCGCCGACTCCTTCGCCGGGCTGGAGAAGGGCCTGCCCCCGTACGACGTGCTGGTCGACTGTGGACGGCTCCAGGTCGCCGGTCCACCGTGGCCGGTGCTCCGGGCCGCCGCGGTGGTGCTGCTGGTCACCCGGGCCCAGCTGCCCGACCTCTCCGCCACCCGGGCCACCATCCGCGCCGTCGAGCGGGACCTCGCCGAGCACCGGGTGCCGCCGGGCACCCTGCGCCTGCTGGTGGTCGGGGACGGGCATGGCACCAGCGAGATCAGCAAGGCGCTGCGGCTGCCGGTGATCGCCCGCCTGCCACACGACCCGCGTACCGCGGAGGTGCTCAGCCTCGGCGGCACCGTACGCGCCGGACGGCCGTTGATGCGCGCGGCCGGCGCGCTGGAGGTACCGATCCGGGCGCTGCTGGAACGTCGACGGGCCCGGCTGGCCTGGCCGGTCACCCAGGGGGCGCCGCAGGCGCCGGTCCCGCAGGAGGCCCACGGTGCGGTTTGA
- a CDS encoding type II secretion system F family protein — translation MAAPPAHPTRPAVDLMTTLQLIALVSGAACVAGLVLAVVALVGTTRPAGTTPGAGRGLRRLWTGSGASRREQRNHQLLFGGAVLAGALAFLSTGLPVVGLLVALAVPGVPWLFAVGRAEQRAIARIEAVGEWTRRLKDISGTGQGLQQAIIGTIATAPDEIQEEVRALAARLQAGWLARAALLAFADEIGDPVCDQVVAALILHLTDRGERLGDVLGSIASAASAEVATRREIEAKRTQPRFAVRFLTGMTLATLAYGLVNREYVQPYGTVVGQLVMAVLGTAFVGLLVWVRSMSQPPRPARFLPAPDLEQAIA, via the coding sequence CTGGCGGCGCCACCGGCACACCCGACTCGACCGGCGGTCGACCTCATGACGACTCTCCAGCTGATCGCGCTGGTCTCCGGGGCGGCGTGCGTAGCCGGTCTGGTGCTGGCCGTGGTCGCCCTGGTCGGCACCACCCGACCAGCCGGGACGACACCCGGCGCGGGCCGGGGGCTGCGTCGACTCTGGACGGGTTCCGGGGCGAGCCGGCGGGAGCAGCGCAACCACCAGCTGCTCTTCGGCGGCGCGGTGCTGGCCGGCGCGCTTGCCTTCCTGTCCACCGGGCTGCCGGTGGTGGGTCTGCTGGTGGCCCTGGCGGTGCCCGGCGTGCCGTGGCTCTTCGCGGTCGGTCGGGCCGAGCAGCGGGCCATCGCCCGGATCGAGGCGGTCGGCGAATGGACCCGCCGGCTCAAGGACATCTCCGGCACCGGGCAGGGCCTCCAGCAGGCCATCATCGGCACCATCGCCACGGCGCCCGACGAGATCCAGGAGGAGGTACGCGCCCTCGCCGCCCGGCTCCAGGCCGGCTGGCTGGCCCGGGCCGCCCTGCTCGCCTTCGCCGACGAGATCGGCGACCCGGTCTGCGACCAGGTGGTGGCCGCGCTGATCCTGCACCTGACCGACCGTGGCGAGCGCCTCGGTGACGTGCTCGGCTCGATCGCCTCGGCCGCCTCCGCCGAGGTGGCCACCCGGCGGGAGATCGAGGCGAAGCGCACCCAGCCCCGGTTCGCGGTCCGCTTCCTCACCGGGATGACCCTGGCCACCCTCGCGTACGGGCTGGTCAACCGCGAGTACGTGCAGCCGTACGGGACGGTGGTCGGCCAGCTGGTGATGGCGGTGCTCGGCACCGCGTTCGTCGGGTTGCTGGTCTGGGTGCGCTCAATGAGCCAGCCGCCCCGCCCGGCGCGCTTCCTGCCCGCCCCCGACCTGGAGCAGGCGATCGCGTGA
- a CDS encoding CpaF family protein: MRFEPVSHDPRGQQPGATSTAPPLPPPNGRHHHPAPPPVAVGPPHRVAPPPRPRVDFAVVRELRRELSERLTLWQRGREFDADAEEVERARLAVAVVSAYADSVRRAGTPMPADAERLLLDQVTAELVGLGRLQTLLVDDTIEEVHILGCDQVRITRHGGGVDWVEPIADSDDELVEILQAAARRAGATERSLSTSKPTLDLQLPDGSRLAAVFLVSHRPYAVIRKHNTLDVSLEEIAGSRPDLDEMIDPLLRDFLRASMRAGLNIMVAGLAGAGKTTVIRALMDEIPADEPYVLLEESRELLPARRGQKHRAVMSFESREGHGERGLDGRPAGEVSIADLIPVSLRMGVLRIIVGEVRSREIVPMLQAMTTSRGSMCTIHARTPAGVSERIIELALAHGREMTVDQARRMAGNALDLIVYVTVEDETAIGGRKHRFVSHVEEVIGVSEGNRITTTSVFGPGPDGRAVPRHLPERIRDQLLRVGYDARLLTRFIEAGTGAWRRHRHTRLDRRSTS; encoded by the coding sequence GTGCGGTTTGAGCCGGTCTCCCACGACCCGCGCGGGCAGCAGCCGGGGGCCACCTCCACGGCACCGCCGCTCCCCCCGCCGAACGGTCGGCACCACCACCCCGCGCCGCCCCCGGTCGCGGTCGGCCCGCCACACCGGGTGGCGCCGCCGCCCCGCCCCCGGGTCGACTTCGCGGTGGTCCGCGAGCTGCGCCGGGAGCTGAGCGAACGGCTCACCCTCTGGCAGCGCGGCCGGGAGTTCGACGCGGACGCCGAGGAGGTCGAGCGCGCCCGGCTCGCCGTCGCGGTGGTCTCCGCGTACGCCGACTCGGTGCGCCGGGCCGGCACCCCGATGCCGGCCGACGCCGAACGGCTCCTGCTCGACCAGGTGACCGCCGAGCTGGTCGGTCTCGGCCGGCTCCAGACGCTGCTGGTCGACGACACGATCGAGGAGGTGCACATCCTCGGCTGCGACCAGGTGCGGATCACCCGGCACGGCGGCGGGGTGGACTGGGTCGAGCCGATCGCCGACAGCGACGACGAGCTGGTGGAGATCCTCCAGGCGGCGGCCCGCCGGGCCGGCGCGACCGAGCGTTCCCTGTCGACCTCGAAGCCGACGCTCGACCTGCAACTGCCCGACGGCAGCCGGCTCGCCGCGGTCTTCCTGGTCAGCCACCGCCCGTACGCGGTGATCCGCAAGCACAACACGCTGGACGTCAGCCTGGAGGAGATCGCCGGCAGCCGGCCCGACCTGGACGAGATGATCGATCCACTGCTGCGCGACTTCCTCCGCGCCTCGATGCGGGCCGGGCTGAACATCATGGTCGCCGGGCTGGCCGGGGCCGGGAAGACCACCGTCATCCGGGCGCTGATGGACGAGATTCCGGCCGACGAGCCGTACGTGCTGCTGGAGGAGAGCCGGGAGCTGCTGCCGGCCCGCCGGGGGCAGAAGCACCGGGCGGTGATGAGCTTCGAGTCCCGGGAGGGGCACGGCGAGCGCGGCCTGGACGGGCGGCCGGCCGGCGAGGTGAGCATCGCCGACCTGATCCCGGTCTCGCTGCGGATGGGCGTGCTGCGGATCATCGTCGGCGAGGTCCGGTCCCGGGAGATCGTGCCGATGCTCCAGGCGATGACCACCAGCCGCGGGTCGATGTGCACCATCCACGCCCGTACGCCGGCCGGGGTGAGCGAGCGGATCATCGAGCTGGCGCTGGCCCACGGCCGGGAGATGACGGTCGACCAGGCCCGCCGGATGGCCGGCAACGCGCTGGACCTGATCGTCTACGTCACCGTCGAGGACGAGACCGCGATCGGCGGCCGCAAGCACCGGTTCGTCTCCCACGTGGAGGAGGTGATCGGGGTGAGCGAGGGCAACCGGATCACCACCACCTCGGTCTTCGGACCGGGCCCGGACGGCCGGGCGGTCCCCCGTCACCTGCCCGAGCGGATCCGCGACCAGCTCCTGCGGGTGGGCTACGACGCCCGGCTGCTGACCCGCTTCATCGAGGCCGGCACCGGAGCCTGGCGGCGCCACCGGCACACCCGACTCGACCGGCGGTCGACCTCATGA